The following are encoded together in the Terriglobia bacterium genome:
- a CDS encoding helix-turn-helix domain-containing protein: protein MSKFGEELRRERESRGIALAAITDETKISSRHLAALESEKFDDLPGGVINKGIVRSYARVVGLDSEAWVDRFMSAYQNSGQLKDDDASWIAFAENVGKSRPLADRPAARLKITGLAVLVVVLATLGWLVWNFVA, encoded by the coding sequence ATGAGCAAATTCGGTGAGGAGCTGAGGAGGGAAAGAGAATCTCGAGGCATCGCGCTGGCAGCCATCACGGACGAAACCAAGATCAGCAGCCGCCACCTGGCGGCGCTGGAATCGGAAAAGTTTGACGACCTGCCCGGCGGCGTCATCAACAAAGGCATCGTGCGCAGCTACGCTCGCGTGGTGGGCCTTGACTCGGAGGCCTGGGTGGATCGCTTCATGTCCGCCTACCAGAACAGCGGCCAACTTAAAGACGACGACGCAAGTTGGATCGCCTTTGCCGAAAACGTCGGCAAAAGCCGTCCGCTGGCGGACCGCCCTGCCGCGCGCCTCAAAATAACCGGACTCGCCGTGCTGGTCGTGGTTCTGGCCACGCTGGGCTGGCTGGTATGGAACTTCGTGGCTTAA
- the metK gene encoding methionine adenosyltransferase: protein MSQRERFLFTSESVTEGHPDKMADQISDAVLDACLAQDPYSRVACETLLATGMVAVAGEITTRAYVDFQTLVRGVVQSIGYDNALYGFDSNTCAVISSINKQSGDIAMGVDTGGAGDQGMMFGYATNETPELMPAAISFAHKLTRRLTDVRKSGLLPYLRADGKSQVTVEYDAKTHKPVRIDAVVISSQHSETIAIEELRADILKHVIQEVLPPELLDENTKYHINPTGRFVVGGPMGDSGLTGRKII from the coding sequence GTGTCTCAACGGGAACGGTTTTTGTTTACTTCGGAGTCGGTAACAGAAGGCCATCCGGACAAGATGGCTGACCAGATTTCAGACGCCGTGCTTGACGCCTGTCTCGCGCAGGACCCCTACAGCCGCGTCGCCTGTGAAACTCTGCTCGCCACCGGAATGGTGGCCGTCGCGGGCGAAATCACCACCCGGGCGTATGTCGATTTCCAGACGCTGGTGCGCGGCGTGGTCCAGTCCATCGGCTATGACAATGCGCTCTACGGATTCGACTCCAATACCTGCGCCGTGATTTCCTCTATCAACAAGCAGTCCGGCGACATCGCCATGGGCGTGGACACCGGCGGCGCCGGCGATCAGGGCATGATGTTCGGCTACGCCACCAACGAGACGCCGGAGCTGATGCCCGCCGCCATCTCCTTCGCCCACAAGCTCACCCGCCGCCTTACCGACGTCCGCAAGAGCGGCCTTTTGCCCTACCTGCGCGCCGACGGCAAGAGCCAGGTCACGGTCGAGTACGACGCGAAAACCCACAAGCCGGTCCGCATTGACGCCGTCGTCATTTCCTCGCAGCACTCCGAGACGATTGCCATCGAGGAACTGCGCGCCGACATCCTGAAGCACGTCATTCAGGAAGTGCTGCCCCCCGAGCTTCTCGACGAAAACACCAAGTACCACATCAATCCCACCGGACGCTTTGTAGTCGGCGGCCCCATGGGCGACAGCGGCCTCACCGGACGCAAGATCATC